A window from Cystobacter ferrugineus encodes these proteins:
- the aspS gene encoding aspartate--tRNA ligase — protein MAVPFITEVKRTHTCGQLTKAQIGEEVVLFGWVQNRRDHGGAVFIDLRDREGLTQVVFEPDIAKEAHDLAGQLRLEYCIGIKGKVVSRGSQVNPKLKTGEIEIKASDLTIFNRSEPTPFLVEDNIDTAEEKRLAYRFLDLRRRPLQQSLMTRSKMNALTRSYLNEHRFLELETPFMGKYTPGGARNFLVPSRLNPGKFYALAESPQLYKQLFMVAGFDRYFQIVKCFRDEDLRLDRQPEFTQIDLEMSFVTQDDVFSVVEGLIKKLWGEVLGVDVPTPFMRMDFDESMAKYGNDKPDLRFGLEHVVLTDLIRQHGAAGGVPMIWEAVEQGGIVKAMVIPGDKPLSRAESDKLEEFAKQNGAKGLARAKVGEGGEWTQSPLSKTITPALRQAITQACGAKTGDLIVFQFGRESLVHTVMANLRVHVAKKLGLIPEYGSGGVWKFLWVVNPPLFEYDEETKTWAAAHHAFTRPHDEDVQYLQTDPGRVKCYRYDVVLNGFEIGGGSIRLHDPKVQAEVFKALGIGEEEARAKFGFLLDALKFGAPPHGGLALGMDRLAFLLTGVESLRDVIPFPKTKTGTDLMTGAPGDVDERQLRDVHVRSTPLPQK, from the coding sequence ATGGCGGTCCCGTTCATTACCGAGGTCAAGCGAACCCATACATGCGGGCAGCTCACCAAAGCCCAGATTGGCGAGGAGGTCGTCCTCTTCGGCTGGGTGCAGAACCGGCGTGATCACGGTGGCGCGGTCTTCATCGACCTGCGCGACCGCGAGGGCCTGACTCAGGTGGTCTTCGAGCCGGACATCGCCAAGGAGGCGCACGACCTCGCGGGCCAGCTGCGGCTGGAGTACTGCATCGGCATCAAGGGCAAGGTCGTCTCGCGCGGCTCCCAGGTCAATCCCAAGCTCAAGACGGGCGAGATCGAGATCAAGGCGTCCGACCTCACCATCTTCAACCGCTCCGAGCCCACGCCCTTCCTCGTCGAGGACAACATCGACACCGCCGAGGAGAAGCGCCTGGCGTACCGCTTCCTCGACCTGCGCCGCCGGCCGCTGCAGCAGTCCTTGATGACGCGCTCGAAGATGAACGCGCTCACGCGCAGCTACCTCAACGAGCACCGCTTCCTGGAGCTCGAGACGCCCTTCATGGGCAAGTACACCCCGGGCGGCGCGCGCAACTTCCTCGTGCCCAGCCGGCTCAACCCGGGCAAGTTCTACGCGCTCGCCGAGAGCCCCCAGCTCTACAAGCAGCTCTTCATGGTGGCGGGCTTCGACCGCTACTTCCAGATCGTCAAGTGCTTCCGCGACGAGGACCTGCGCCTGGACCGGCAGCCCGAGTTCACGCAGATCGATCTCGAGATGAGCTTCGTCACCCAGGACGACGTCTTCTCCGTCGTCGAGGGGCTCATCAAGAAGCTGTGGGGCGAGGTGCTGGGCGTGGACGTACCCACGCCCTTCATGCGCATGGACTTCGATGAGTCCATGGCGAAGTACGGCAACGACAAGCCGGACCTGCGCTTCGGGCTGGAGCACGTGGTGCTCACGGACCTCATCCGCCAGCACGGCGCCGCGGGCGGCGTGCCGATGATCTGGGAGGCGGTGGAGCAGGGCGGCATCGTCAAGGCGATGGTCATCCCCGGCGACAAGCCGCTGAGCCGCGCGGAGAGCGACAAGCTGGAGGAGTTCGCCAAGCAGAACGGCGCCAAGGGGCTGGCGCGCGCCAAGGTGGGTGAGGGCGGCGAGTGGACCCAGTCCCCGCTGTCCAAGACGATCACCCCCGCGCTGCGCCAGGCCATCACCCAGGCGTGCGGCGCGAAGACGGGTGACCTGATCGTCTTCCAGTTCGGCCGTGAGTCGCTGGTGCACACGGTGATGGCCAACCTGCGCGTGCACGTGGCCAAGAAGCTCGGCCTCATCCCCGAGTACGGCAGTGGCGGCGTGTGGAAGTTCCTCTGGGTGGTGAACCCCCCGCTGTTCGAGTACGACGAGGAGACCAAGACGTGGGCCGCGGCGCACCACGCCTTCACCCGGCCGCACGACGAGGACGTGCAGTACCTGCAGACCGATCCGGGCCGCGTGAAGTGCTACCGCTACGACGTGGTGCTCAACGGCTTCGAGATCGGCGGCGGCTCCATCCGTCTGCATGATCCGAAGGTGCAGGCCGAGGTGTTCAAGGCGCTGGGCATTGGCGAGGAGGAGGCGCGCGCGAAGTTCGGCTTCCTCCTGGACGCGCTGAAGTTCGGCGCGCCGCCGCACGGTGGGCTCGCGCTGGGCATGGACCGGCTGGCGTTCCTGCTCACGGGCGTCGAGTCGCTGCGCGACGTGATTCCCTTCCCCAAGACGAAGACGGGCACGGACCTGATGACGGGCGCGCCGGGCGACGTGGACGAGCGCCAGCTGCGCGACGTGCACGTGCGCTCCACGCCCCTGCCGCAGAAGTAG
- a CDS encoding diacylglycerol/lipid kinase family protein — translation MKTFLVVNPRSAGGETGRRWAEISGQVTRVIGDFGFGFTEGVMDAVRLTRDALADGYECITAVGGDGTVNEVVNGFFADGKAINPQAALGLIPRGTGGDFRRAFGWDLELDSALARLRGDKTEPFDVGLAEYVNHEGKPEARYFANIASFGVSAAIAHEVNVGSKALGGNLSFLWGTVKTLAKHKDVQVRLQVDGGEPEAMGITAIAAANGRYFGSGMCVAPKAVTHDGRFDLTLWRDYTLADFVIKSKGVYNGDHITWTKTRYIQCQTLRAESDEQVFLEMDGEVPGRLPCRISILPGAIRLKV, via the coding sequence ATGAAGACGTTCCTCGTGGTGAACCCGCGCAGCGCTGGCGGAGAGACGGGCAGACGGTGGGCCGAGATCTCGGGCCAGGTGACCCGGGTGATCGGAGACTTCGGCTTCGGGTTCACCGAGGGAGTCATGGACGCGGTGCGGCTGACGCGGGATGCGCTCGCGGATGGCTACGAGTGCATCACCGCGGTGGGAGGCGACGGCACCGTCAACGAGGTCGTCAACGGCTTCTTCGCGGACGGCAAGGCCATCAACCCCCAGGCCGCCCTGGGCCTCATTCCCCGGGGCACCGGGGGTGACTTCCGGCGGGCCTTCGGGTGGGACCTGGAGCTGGACTCCGCCTTGGCGCGCCTGCGCGGCGACAAGACGGAGCCCTTCGACGTGGGGCTGGCCGAGTACGTCAACCACGAGGGGAAGCCGGAGGCGCGCTACTTCGCCAACATCGCCTCCTTCGGGGTGAGCGCCGCCATTGCCCACGAGGTGAACGTGGGTAGCAAGGCGCTCGGCGGCAACCTGAGCTTCCTGTGGGGCACGGTGAAGACCCTGGCGAAGCACAAGGACGTGCAGGTGCGCCTCCAGGTGGATGGGGGCGAGCCCGAGGCGATGGGCATCACCGCCATCGCCGCGGCCAACGGCCGCTACTTCGGCAGCGGCATGTGCGTGGCTCCCAAGGCCGTCACCCACGACGGCCGCTTCGACCTGACGCTCTGGCGCGACTACACCCTGGCCGACTTCGTCATCAAGTCCAAGGGCGTCTACAACGGCGACCACATCACCTGGACGAAGACGCGCTACATCCAGTGCCAGACGCTGCGCGCCGAGAGCGACGAGCAGGTGTTCCTGGAGATGGATGGGGAAGTGCCCGGACGGCTTCCCTGCCGCATCTCCATCCTGCCGGGCGCCATCCGCCTCAAGGTGTAG
- a CDS encoding tetratricopeptide repeat protein yields MKTRGWVLLGAWTALVYAGAVPSGFVLDDHYAVVSNPVVQGEVSPAEAFTRDYWGRVPPGTIGTYRPLAVLTFVLDARVGGGEPWVFHLTNVLLHVLAVLALFGVWRSWAGDTTAWAAAALFAALAAPAEAVHSIVGRADVLAALFGLLGWAAHRTPGLRAATLAAVCYTLALFSKESALLYPLVWCLMEALRTGRWRVLPWGRLGVYAAVTALVLGMRKHALGTFLGATIGDMTNPLVTASWSGRVLGAADIFWSQYLAGIANPLRRLYMCSAPACAPVGVDSAGAWLGLGALGLLVALALSTWRRAPLVSAGVAWFLLLFLPISNLLVVGPSVYGERLLYAPLMGATVALTHAVSLLATRLPRPALAWGMLVALGAGNALAVQSRHEDWRDGNSLALQGIEVQPRSTLLQMLAAEAWMRLGRWAEAEQCARDAIALDPEYGRPYGMLGVALDQQGRTAEAQPMFEKAFALEHSEEALLNLARFHAQHGDPQRALDVLEREARNLPPGPGQLALAEELRRQLATKAR; encoded by the coding sequence GTGAAGACACGAGGGTGGGTGCTGCTCGGCGCGTGGACGGCACTGGTGTACGCGGGCGCCGTGCCCTCGGGCTTCGTCCTGGATGATCATTACGCCGTGGTGAGCAACCCCGTCGTCCAGGGCGAGGTGTCTCCCGCCGAGGCCTTCACCCGCGACTACTGGGGCCGCGTTCCACCGGGAACCATTGGAACCTACCGGCCGCTCGCGGTGCTGACCTTCGTGCTCGACGCGCGGGTGGGCGGCGGCGAGCCGTGGGTGTTCCACCTCACCAACGTGCTGCTGCATGTGCTCGCCGTGCTGGCCCTGTTCGGCGTGTGGCGCTCGTGGGCGGGCGACACCACCGCCTGGGCCGCCGCCGCCCTCTTCGCCGCGCTCGCCGCTCCCGCCGAGGCCGTGCACTCCATCGTCGGCCGCGCGGATGTGCTCGCAGCGCTCTTCGGACTGCTCGGCTGGGCCGCCCACCGCACCCCGGGCCTTCGGGCAGCCACGCTCGCCGCCGTCTGCTACACCCTGGCGCTCTTCTCCAAGGAAAGCGCCCTGCTCTATCCGCTCGTATGGTGTCTGATGGAGGCGCTGCGCACGGGCCGCTGGCGCGTCCTGCCCTGGGGCCGGCTGGGCGTCTATGCCGCCGTGACGGCACTCGTCCTGGGGATGCGCAAGCACGCCCTGGGAACGTTCCTCGGCGCGACCATCGGAGACATGACCAACCCGCTCGTCACCGCCTCCTGGAGCGGGCGCGTGCTCGGCGCGGCCGACATCTTCTGGTCCCAGTACCTCGCCGGCATCGCCAACCCCCTGCGCCGGCTCTACATGTGCTCGGCGCCCGCATGCGCCCCCGTGGGGGTGGACAGCGCCGGGGCCTGGCTCGGCCTTGGCGCGCTCGGGCTGCTCGTCGCCCTGGCGCTGAGCACCTGGCGCCGGGCTCCCCTGGTGAGCGCGGGCGTCGCCTGGTTCCTGCTGCTCTTCCTGCCCATCTCCAACCTGCTCGTGGTGGGCCCGTCCGTGTATGGAGAACGGTTGCTCTACGCGCCCCTCATGGGCGCCACGGTGGCGCTCACCCATGCCGTGTCGCTGCTCGCCACCCGGCTGCCTCGGCCCGCGCTCGCCTGGGGGATGCTCGTCGCGCTCGGCGCGGGCAACGCCCTGGCCGTGCAGTCGAGACACGAGGACTGGCGGGATGGAAACTCGCTCGCCCTCCAGGGCATCGAGGTGCAACCCCGCAGCACCCTGCTCCAAATGCTCGCCGCCGAGGCCTGGATGCGGCTCGGCCGCTGGGCCGAGGCCGAGCAATGCGCCCGGGACGCCATCGCGCTCGACCCCGAGTATGGCCGCCCCTACGGCATGCTCGGCGTGGCCCTGGACCAGCAGGGACGCACCGCGGAGGCCCAGCCCATGTTCGAAAAGGCCTTCGCCCTCGAGCACTCCGAGGAGGCCCTGCTGAACCTGGCGCGCTTCCACGCCCAGCATGGAGACCCGCAGCGCGCGCTAGATGTCTTGGAGCGGGAAGCCCGGAACCTGCCCCCGGGCCCTGGCCAGCTCGCCCTGGCCGAGGAGTTGCGCCGACAGCTCGCCACCAAGGCCAGGTGA
- a CDS encoding ABC transporter substrate-binding protein: MTWALGTGAAAALGGCQESRAPRESKDSKVTLTFWNGFTGGDGAYIKKLVEQFNQATPGIQVKMNIYLWADFFQKVPGAVISGQAPDVCVMHLDGIPTNAARGIIMPMDDLAQALGLKASDYTSQEVWQGGLYKGRRYGIPFDMHPLGMYYNKGVLRRAGLDPEKPPRTGDEYMAALEQLKGKGIQGHWMAPFLFTGTFQFESLLWQFGGELFDPGVTRATFDSDAGVRALTWLVDLVKKGYSPPNVGQDADFIAFQNGQNAFNWNGIWQLNALDEVPGLEWGAAPIPRIGPQEAVWGNSHQFVLMRQRSPDPRKLEAARTFIQWMSQRSVEWLESGKIPVLQRVAESPEFKSLEMQGQFARQAPYIRFPPAVAGISDALALVDKAVNQAVLGKASPADALKAAAAQATQVVRDNHEKYGD; this comes from the coding sequence ATGACGTGGGCGCTCGGCACGGGGGCCGCTGCCGCCCTCGGCGGGTGCCAGGAGTCACGTGCGCCCAGGGAGTCCAAGGACTCGAAAGTCACGCTGACGTTCTGGAATGGCTTCACCGGTGGCGACGGAGCGTACATCAAGAAGCTCGTCGAGCAGTTCAATCAGGCGACACCGGGCATCCAGGTCAAGATGAACATCTACCTCTGGGCCGACTTCTTCCAGAAGGTCCCGGGCGCGGTGATCAGCGGACAGGCTCCCGATGTCTGTGTCATGCACCTCGATGGCATCCCCACCAACGCCGCGCGTGGCATCATCATGCCCATGGATGACCTCGCCCAGGCGCTCGGGCTGAAGGCCTCTGATTACACCTCGCAAGAGGTCTGGCAGGGAGGCCTCTACAAGGGCAGACGCTACGGCATCCCGTTCGACATGCACCCGCTCGGCATGTACTACAACAAGGGCGTCCTGCGGCGGGCGGGGCTCGACCCGGAGAAGCCACCGCGCACCGGCGACGAGTACATGGCGGCGCTCGAGCAACTCAAGGGCAAGGGCATCCAGGGCCACTGGATGGCTCCCTTCCTGTTCACCGGCACGTTCCAGTTCGAGTCCCTGCTGTGGCAGTTCGGCGGGGAGTTGTTCGATCCGGGCGTCACCCGGGCGACCTTCGACTCCGACGCCGGCGTGCGGGCACTGACGTGGCTGGTCGATCTGGTGAAGAAGGGCTACAGCCCGCCGAACGTGGGCCAGGACGCGGACTTCATCGCCTTCCAGAATGGACAGAACGCCTTCAACTGGAATGGCATCTGGCAGCTCAACGCGCTCGACGAGGTGCCGGGGCTCGAGTGGGGGGCGGCGCCGATTCCGAGGATCGGCCCCCAGGAGGCCGTCTGGGGCAACTCCCACCAGTTCGTGCTCATGCGGCAGCGCTCGCCGGACCCGCGCAAGCTGGAGGCCGCGCGCACCTTCATTCAGTGGATGAGCCAGCGCTCCGTGGAGTGGCTCGAGAGTGGCAAGATTCCGGTGCTCCAGCGCGTGGCCGAGAGCCCGGAGTTCAAGTCGCTCGAGATGCAGGGCCAGTTCGCCCGGCAGGCGCCCTATATCCGCTTCCCACCGGCCGTCGCGGGCATCAGTGACGCGCTGGCCCTGGTGGACAAGGCCGTGAACCAGGCCGTGCTCGGCAAGGCCTCGCCCGCCGACGCGCTGAAGGCCGCCGCGGCGCAGGCCACCCAGGTGGTGCGCGACAACCACGAGAAATACGGCGACTGA
- a CDS encoding carbohydrate ABC transporter permease, translated as MDTPTPIRRAGRATPYLFLAPYLVLFGVFVVLPALYGLWISLHDWDFLLPRKPWVGLRNYQNLFSPESRDFGDFWQSMKATGLFTLFSVPFLVALPLLVALLLNREFPGRTFFRAIFFAPYVLGVAVVGVLWRFLLDPNIGLINNMLSASLPWTTDLPWAWVSLVGMTVWWTLGFNAIIFLAGLQDISRELYDAAKVDGANRWQQFLHVTLPGLKPVLLLVLTMTILSSANMFGQSYLVTRGAPANETRTAIMFIADTGLRTFRMGNAAAMSYVLALALLVVSAFNFRFLRQEDT; from the coding sequence ATGGACACTCCAACTCCCATCCGGCGCGCCGGACGCGCGACCCCGTACCTCTTCCTGGCTCCGTACCTGGTGCTGTTCGGGGTTTTCGTGGTGCTGCCCGCCCTCTACGGGTTGTGGATCAGCCTGCATGACTGGGACTTCCTGCTGCCGCGCAAACCCTGGGTCGGGCTGCGCAATTACCAGAACCTCTTCTCCCCGGAGTCGCGTGACTTCGGTGACTTCTGGCAGAGCATGAAGGCCACCGGGCTCTTCACGCTCTTCAGCGTGCCCTTCCTCGTCGCGCTGCCCCTGCTCGTCGCGCTGCTGCTCAACCGCGAGTTTCCCGGCCGCACCTTCTTCCGCGCCATCTTCTTCGCGCCCTACGTGCTCGGCGTGGCCGTGGTGGGCGTGCTCTGGCGCTTCCTGCTCGACCCCAACATCGGCCTCATCAACAACATGCTGTCCGCGTCCCTCCCGTGGACCACCGATCTGCCCTGGGCCTGGGTGTCGCTGGTGGGCATGACGGTGTGGTGGACGCTCGGGTTCAACGCGATCATCTTCCTCGCCGGGTTGCAGGACATCTCCCGGGAGCTGTACGACGCCGCCAAGGTGGACGGGGCCAACCGCTGGCAGCAGTTCCTCCATGTCACGCTGCCTGGCTTGAAGCCGGTGCTGCTGCTCGTGCTCACGATGACGATCCTCAGCTCGGCCAACATGTTCGGCCAGTCCTATCTCGTCACGCGCGGGGCTCCGGCCAACGAGACGCGCACCGCCATCATGTTCATCGCCGACACGGGTCTGCGCACCTTCCGCATGGGCAACGCCGCGGCCATGAGCTACGTGCTCGCCCTCGCGCTGCTCGTGGTCAGCGCCTTCAACTTCCGCTTCCTCCGGCAGGAGGACACGTGA
- a CDS encoding carbohydrate ABC transporter permease → MSATPARSLQRLSFYVLLALLTWIFVAPLLWMLSTSLKTNPDATRQPPSWIPHPVTTGAYVPLVSMESETPVLLWFFNSLVAATANALLVVGTSVLAAYALARLEFPGRRVLFGLIIGTLFIPTFVFLIPNFLIVSSLGWLDSLWALIVPGAGSAFGVFFMRQFFATLPRELEDAALLEGANQWQIFRRIILPLARPGIATLSVLAFLTNYNDFIWPVYVLFSPRNFTLPPGLSILQGAYTTNYPVIMAGGVVASIPAILLFILAQRHVIEGVSRSGLKG, encoded by the coding sequence ATGAGTGCCACTCCCGCCCGTTCCCTCCAGCGGCTCTCCTTCTACGTCCTGCTCGCGCTGCTGACGTGGATCTTCGTGGCGCCACTGCTCTGGATGTTGAGCACGTCGCTGAAGACGAACCCCGACGCGACCCGGCAGCCGCCCTCGTGGATTCCGCATCCCGTCACGACCGGGGCCTACGTCCCCCTGGTCTCGATGGAGTCCGAGACGCCGGTGTTGCTCTGGTTCTTCAACAGCCTCGTCGCGGCCACGGCCAATGCGCTGCTCGTGGTGGGCACGTCGGTGCTGGCGGCGTACGCCCTGGCCCGGCTCGAGTTCCCCGGCAGGAGGGTGCTGTTCGGTCTGATCATCGGGACGTTGTTCATCCCGACCTTCGTGTTCCTCATCCCCAACTTCTTGATCGTGAGCAGCCTTGGCTGGCTCGACTCGCTGTGGGCGCTGATCGTGCCAGGGGCGGGGAGCGCCTTCGGTGTCTTCTTCATGCGCCAGTTCTTCGCGACCCTGCCCCGGGAACTGGAGGACGCGGCGCTGCTCGAGGGCGCCAACCAATGGCAGATCTTCCGGCGGATCATCCTGCCGCTGGCCCGCCCCGGCATCGCGACGCTGTCCGTGTTGGCCTTCCTCACCAACTACAATGACTTCATCTGGCCGGTGTACGTGTTGTTCAGTCCGCGCAACTTCACCCTCCCGCCCGGGCTGTCCATCCTCCAGGGCGCCTACACCACGAACTACCCGGTGATCATGGCGGGTGGGGTCGTCGCCAGCATCCCGGCGATCCTCCTGTTCATCCTCGCCCAGCGGCACGTCATCGAGGGCGTGTCTCGCAGCGGCCTCAAGGGCTGA
- a CDS encoding endonuclease/exonuclease/phosphatase family protein, whose translation MLKVLTLNIAHGVPSLPMPLPFLLPRRWLLEQLERVAGLLARERADVVALQEVDRAGLFSGAVDPLERLATRAGYPHLLHGPHLHLPGVCARGTALLSLRPLHEPEWNSFEADRAVDKGYVVAAVEDEGRLLDVVSVHLDSFSERCRQRQVARLLQALERRPPRPRLVLGDLNSPGDSPAGSLSRLVEALALHAPSLGGEPTWPARRPARRLDWILAPGALRFREQRTLAERVSDHLAVTAELEWVSP comes from the coding sequence ATGCTCAAGGTGCTCACGCTGAACATCGCGCACGGCGTGCCGTCCCTCCCCATGCCCCTGCCCTTCCTGCTCCCGCGCCGGTGGCTGCTGGAGCAGTTGGAGCGCGTGGCCGGGTTGCTCGCGCGAGAGCGGGCGGATGTGGTGGCGCTCCAGGAGGTGGACCGGGCCGGGCTCTTCAGCGGCGCGGTGGATCCCCTGGAGCGGCTGGCCACCCGCGCGGGCTACCCGCACCTGCTGCATGGGCCCCATCTGCACCTGCCCGGCGTCTGTGCCCGGGGCACCGCGCTGCTCTCCCTGCGGCCCCTGCATGAGCCCGAGTGGAACTCCTTCGAGGCGGACCGGGCCGTGGACAAGGGCTACGTGGTGGCGGCGGTGGAGGACGAGGGCCGCCTGCTCGACGTCGTCTCGGTGCACCTGGACAGCTTCTCCGAGCGCTGCCGCCAACGGCAGGTGGCCCGGCTGCTCCAGGCGCTCGAGCGGCGCCCACCACGTCCCCGCCTGGTGCTGGGGGACCTGAACTCGCCCGGGGACTCACCGGCAGGCTCCCTCTCCCGGTTGGTGGAAGCCCTGGCGCTGCACGCCCCCTCGCTCGGCGGCGAGCCCACCTGGCCCGCCAGACGTCCGGCGCGGCGGCTGGACTGGATCCTCGCGCCCGGGGCCCTGCGCTTCCGGGAGCAGCGCACGCTCGCCGAGCGCGTGTCGGACCACCTGGCGGTGACGGCGGAGCTCGAGTGGGTCAGCCCTTGA
- a CDS encoding glycine-rich domain-containing protein: MKSSLEEVLRYRNDAVVHRFIKTWELSFEEAQELFRETLKWLWLSAYSITHQTEVRQLAISQSLLLLDEMWHTFILFTRDYHEFCDRYFGLYIHHRPTVKEEEAARLADYERDPAQYVAQQKALFRAQYALIYDVLGEETLNKWYSTYLEQYSDLFMKRIWRWSFSPHDTQDRNQLRLDTPRASTG, translated from the coding sequence ATGAAATCTTCACTGGAAGAGGTCCTGCGTTATCGCAACGATGCGGTCGTCCACAGGTTCATCAAAACGTGGGAACTCTCCTTCGAGGAAGCACAGGAGCTCTTCCGCGAGACCTTGAAATGGCTCTGGCTCAGCGCCTACTCCATCACCCATCAGACGGAGGTCAGGCAACTGGCCATCAGCCAGTCCCTGTTGCTCCTGGATGAAATGTGGCACACGTTCATCCTCTTCACCCGCGACTACCATGAGTTCTGCGACCGCTACTTCGGCCTCTACATCCACCACAGGCCGACCGTGAAGGAGGAGGAGGCGGCGCGGCTCGCCGACTACGAGCGGGATCCTGCGCAATACGTCGCCCAGCAGAAGGCGCTGTTCCGGGCGCAGTACGCACTGATCTATGACGTGCTCGGCGAGGAGACCCTGAACAAGTGGTACTCGACGTATCTCGAGCAGTACTCCGACCTGTTCATGAAACGCATCTGGCGCTGGTCGTTCTCTCCCCATGACACGCAGGACCGGAACCAGCTCCGGCTGGACACGCCCCGAGCCTCGACTGGATAA
- a CDS encoding SDR family oxidoreductase, with amino-acid sequence MQRVALVVGASGIVGNNLARRLASGGWTVYGLARRPPMDLAGVHPVAADLLRPDMLRSALSGVKPTHVFFCTWLRQSTEAENCAVNGGMVRNLLDVLREEESLRHVALVTGLKHYLGPFEAYGKGVLPDTPFREEQPRLPIENFYYVQEDEVFAAARRQGFSWSVHRPHTIIGFAVGNAMNMGVTLAVYAAICRETGRPFLFPGSPTQWNGLTDVTDARLLARHLEWAATAEGGRNEAFNVVNGDVFRWRWLWPRLAEHLGVRAADYPGHATPLEQQLADAGPIWKDLAHKYKLVERELERLTSAWHTDADLGRPIECLADMSKSRLRGFLDYQYTPDSFFDLFWKLREARLLPSYRPADTP; translated from the coding sequence ATGCAACGGGTGGCACTCGTTGTCGGGGCCAGCGGCATCGTGGGCAACAACCTCGCCCGACGGCTCGCCTCGGGGGGGTGGACGGTGTACGGGCTGGCGCGGCGGCCGCCGATGGACCTGGCGGGCGTGCATCCCGTCGCCGCCGATCTGCTGCGCCCGGACATGCTGCGCTCGGCCCTCTCTGGAGTGAAGCCGACGCACGTCTTCTTCTGTACCTGGTTGCGGCAGTCCACGGAGGCCGAGAACTGCGCGGTGAATGGCGGCATGGTGCGCAACCTCCTCGACGTCCTGCGCGAGGAAGAGTCGCTGCGGCATGTCGCCCTGGTGACCGGGTTGAAACACTATCTCGGGCCGTTCGAGGCGTATGGAAAGGGCGTGCTTCCGGACACCCCCTTCCGCGAGGAACAGCCGCGCCTGCCGATCGAGAACTTCTACTATGTCCAGGAGGATGAGGTCTTCGCCGCGGCCAGGCGGCAGGGCTTCTCCTGGAGCGTGCACCGCCCGCACACCATCATCGGCTTCGCCGTTGGCAACGCCATGAACATGGGGGTGACGCTCGCTGTCTACGCCGCGATCTGCCGGGAGACCGGGCGTCCCTTTCTCTTCCCCGGCTCGCCCACACAGTGGAACGGCCTGACGGATGTCACCGACGCGCGACTGCTCGCACGGCATCTGGAGTGGGCCGCGACCGCGGAGGGTGGACGCAACGAAGCGTTCAATGTCGTCAACGGGGATGTCTTTCGCTGGCGGTGGCTGTGGCCGAGGCTGGCCGAGCACCTCGGGGTACGGGCGGCGGATTACCCGGGCCACGCCACGCCGCTCGAGCAGCAACTGGCCGATGCCGGACCCATCTGGAAGGACCTCGCCCACAAGTACAAACTGGTCGAGCGCGAGCTGGAACGGCTGACCTCCGCGTGGCACACGGATGCCGATCTCGGACGTCCGATCGAATGCCTGGCCGATATGTCGAAGAGCCGCCTGCGCGGGTTCTTGGACTACCAGTACACACCGGACTCGTTCTTCGATCTCTTCTGGAAGCTGCGCGAGGCGCGCCTGCTTCCCTCCTACCGGCCAGCGGACACTCCCTGA
- a CDS encoding DJ-1/PfpI family protein, with protein MSDVSDKTDTTGKRMGLGRRELLALGAGFTLGGISPPAAAAIEPWRQPQPETGEPASPPRVAMLVYPKMVLLDLVGPLTVMNLLPAEVHLVWKDKSPVSTDVGLPVTASTTFAECPENLDVLLVPGGISGTVQCMNDLEVITFLSQRGASTKYVTSVCTGSLVLAAAGLLKGYRATSHWAVADLLPLMGARPARGRVVRDRNRITGGGVTAGLDFGLVLAALLKGEEEARRIQLTLEYSPAPPYRNGTPEEAGPERTAEVKRRRRALDEQARVAAEAARDRLGL; from the coding sequence ATGAGCGATGTGAGCGACAAGACGGACACGACCGGGAAGAGGATGGGGCTCGGGCGCCGGGAACTCCTGGCGCTCGGTGCTGGCTTCACGTTGGGAGGAATCAGCCCTCCCGCTGCCGCCGCCATCGAGCCGTGGCGACAACCCCAGCCGGAAACAGGGGAGCCCGCATCACCGCCCAGGGTGGCGATGCTCGTCTACCCCAAGATGGTGCTGCTCGATCTCGTGGGGCCATTGACGGTCATGAACCTTCTCCCCGCGGAGGTGCATCTCGTCTGGAAGGACAAATCACCCGTCTCCACGGACGTTGGCCTGCCCGTCACCGCGAGCACGACCTTCGCCGAGTGCCCCGAGAACCTCGATGTGCTGCTCGTGCCCGGTGGAATCTCGGGGACGGTCCAGTGCATGAACGATCTCGAGGTCATCACCTTCCTCTCGCAACGAGGCGCGAGCACGAAATACGTCACCAGTGTCTGCACGGGCTCGCTCGTGCTCGCGGCCGCTGGACTGCTCAAGGGCTACCGCGCCACCTCTCATTGGGCCGTCGCGGACCTTCTGCCCTTGATGGGGGCGAGGCCCGCGCGGGGCCGCGTGGTGCGTGATCGCAATCGCATCACCGGTGGCGGAGTGACCGCGGGCCTCGACTTCGGTCTCGTCCTGGCGGCGCTGCTGAAAGGCGAGGAGGAAGCGCGACGCATCCAGCTCACGCTCGAATACTCGCCCGCGCCGCCCTACAGGAACGGCACGCCCGAAGAGGCCGGTCCCGAGAGAACGGCCGAGGTCAAGAGGCGCAGGCGTGCGTTGGACGAGCAGGCACGGGTTGCTGCCGAGGCAGCCCGTGACCGTCTGGGGCTCTGA